One genomic window of Desulfuromonas sp. AOP6 includes the following:
- the cbiD gene encoding cobalt-precorrin-5B (C(1))-methyltransferase CbiD, whose amino-acid sequence MMREGISTGSCAALAAKGAALLLCRNEKVGTVEIPLPDGGRLLWPLAEQRLESDGAAAVVVKDAGDDPDVTNGARIEVSLERRNDNNVCFHAGRGVGVVTLPGLALEVGEPAINPTPRKMIEAALREVTDWGLDVTVSVEDGEARAYKTFNPKLGIEGGLSILGTSGRVRPFSAAALQDSLKCAMDICAASGTRAPVFTPGNIGRRAAQNYFNLAPQQLVEVSNEWGFVLEKSLVYDFEHLLLIGHPGKLAKLAMGQWQTHSTQSDSAIEYVSRLAETLLSRRIEEQQTVEGLFMMGMQPIERKIVAGALAAKINAAVSNVFRSNRQIAVVLINLKGEMLGRDGALEIWQ is encoded by the coding sequence ATGATGAGGGAAGGGATCAGCACAGGCAGTTGCGCTGCCCTGGCCGCAAAGGGTGCAGCACTTCTATTGTGCCGTAACGAAAAGGTTGGCACCGTAGAGATCCCTTTGCCAGACGGTGGTCGTTTGCTTTGGCCACTGGCGGAGCAGCGCCTAGAATCGGATGGGGCGGCCGCCGTCGTTGTCAAGGACGCAGGTGACGATCCCGATGTGACCAATGGTGCGCGTATTGAAGTAAGCCTTGAGAGGCGGAACGATAATAACGTCTGCTTTCACGCAGGTCGAGGAGTCGGCGTGGTGACTTTGCCTGGATTGGCGCTGGAGGTTGGAGAACCGGCAATCAACCCGACGCCGCGCAAAATGATTGAGGCGGCTTTGCGTGAGGTTACGGACTGGGGGCTGGATGTGACCGTCTCCGTTGAGGACGGGGAAGCACGGGCCTACAAGACTTTCAATCCGAAGCTGGGTATAGAGGGTGGTCTTTCGATTCTTGGCACCAGCGGGAGAGTTCGCCCATTCAGCGCCGCGGCCCTGCAGGATTCTCTTAAGTGCGCCATGGATATTTGTGCCGCATCCGGAACCCGTGCTCCAGTTTTTACTCCAGGCAATATTGGTCGTCGGGCTGCCCAGAACTATTTTAATCTTGCCCCGCAACAACTTGTCGAGGTGAGTAATGAATGGGGTTTTGTTCTGGAGAAATCATTAGTTTATGACTTCGAACATCTGCTGTTGATCGGTCATCCCGGTAAACTGGCCAAGCTCGCCATGGGGCAATGGCAGACCCACTCTACTCAATCCGACAGTGCCATCGAATATGTGTCCAGACTGGCGGAAACGTTGCTGTCGAGACGCATTGAAGAGCAGCAGACGGTCGAAGGGCTGTTCATGATGGGAATGCAGCCAATTGAACGGAAAATAGTTGCGGGGGCTTTGGCCGCCAAGATCAATGCTGCCGTTAGCAATGTATTTAGGTCCAACAGGCAGATCGCAGTCGTGCTGATCAATCTCAAAGGCGAGATGCTGGGTAGAGACGGAGCTTTGGAGATATGGCAATGA
- a CDS encoding precorrin-8X methylmutase, whose product MKRADGKPLIHDLYENPLSGPEIEARSFAAIDAEVGNYSLSQPQWEVARRLIHTTADFTMAELLSFSVDAFDASREALQAGAKIYADSNMIRSGISIARLRQINPDYSHKDIFCHVADEDVAAQSKDVGLPRSLFAARKAKAILHGSIVLLGNAPVALLEINRLAMEEGIRPALVIGMPVGFIHVLESKEELLRTGLPYVVLNGRRGGSPLAVACLHAMCTVASGQVGI is encoded by the coding sequence ATGAAAAGAGCTGATGGAAAACCGTTGATCCACGATCTCTATGAAAATCCTCTTAGCGGACCGGAGATAGAGGCACGTTCCTTTGCGGCCATCGACGCCGAAGTGGGTAATTATTCCTTGTCGCAGCCGCAGTGGGAAGTGGCGCGGCGCTTGATTCATACCACTGCTGATTTCACTATGGCCGAGTTGCTCTCTTTCAGTGTTGATGCTTTCGATGCTTCCCGTGAGGCACTCCAGGCTGGTGCCAAGATTTACGCCGACAGCAATATGATTCGTTCTGGAATTTCCATCGCCCGTCTACGACAGATCAACCCAGACTACAGCCACAAGGATATCTTCTGTCATGTTGCAGATGAGGATGTTGCAGCGCAGTCGAAAGACGTCGGTTTGCCTCGCTCGCTCTTTGCAGCCAGAAAAGCCAAGGCGATACTCCACGGCAGCATTGTGTTGCTTGGTAACGCTCCGGTCGCGCTCTTGGAAATCAACCGTTTGGCCATGGAGGAAGGGATTCGTCCAGCCCTGGTTATCGGCATGCCAGTCGGCTTTATTCACGTGTTGGAGAGTAAGGAAGAATTACTGAGGACCGGTCTGCCTTACGTTGTTCTTAATGGGCGGCGCGGTGGCAGTCCGCTGGCGGTAGCCTGCCTTCATGCCATGTGTACGGTAGCGAGCGGACAGGTTGGCATATGA
- the cobI gene encoding precorrin-2 C(20)-methyltransferase, with protein MKNLQIPTMRPQPGHFYAVGIGPGSPDMLTVRAARLVEGCDTIISPQAKGSSRSLALEAVQPFVDRQEIIVNNYPMERNGEKSRKRWHLFAEEVVRRCAAGESVVQITLGDPLIFATSSYLLQSLSEMMPAANIHVVPGISAFQIAASRFAETLTLQEDRLMLMSATDLSAVERALGQCETLVLYKAGTCIDALMDLLCRHNLLDRARLVSCCEQGEHELLLDDLPSWQSRPLNYMTTMIVRIGSRPWLEG; from the coding sequence ATGAAGAATTTGCAGATACCGACAATGCGGCCACAGCCTGGGCATTTTTATGCCGTCGGCATAGGTCCCGGTTCACCGGACATGCTGACAGTGCGAGCAGCGCGTTTGGTAGAAGGGTGCGATACGATAATTTCACCGCAAGCAAAGGGTTCGTCCAGGAGCCTGGCTCTGGAAGCCGTACAGCCTTTTGTCGATCGACAGGAGATTATTGTTAACAACTACCCGATGGAGCGTAATGGGGAAAAATCTCGCAAACGCTGGCATCTTTTCGCAGAAGAAGTCGTCAGGCGTTGCGCTGCGGGAGAATCCGTAGTGCAGATCACCTTGGGTGACCCGTTAATCTTCGCCACAAGCTCTTACTTGCTGCAAAGCCTTTCTGAAATGATGCCGGCGGCGAATATTCACGTCGTTCCCGGAATCAGTGCTTTTCAGATTGCCGCCAGTCGGTTTGCAGAGACCTTGACGTTACAGGAGGATCGACTGATGCTGATGTCGGCAACGGATCTGTCCGCCGTTGAGAGAGCCTTGGGACAATGTGAGACCCTGGTGCTGTATAAGGCTGGAACCTGTATCGACGCTTTGATGGATTTGCTATGTCGCCATAATCTGCTGGATCGTGCACGGTTGGTCAGTTGCTGTGAACAGGGAGAACATGAGCTGTTGCTTGACGATTTGCCCTCTTGGCAGTCTCGGCCCTTGAACTATATGACCACTATGATTGTACGAATCGGCAGTCGGCCCTGGCTAGAAGGGTAA
- a CDS encoding nucleoside recognition protein has protein sequence MEKRAAVDDMGQLETSTPGPRQAENAAAMSVKRVRPEGETGKILASERHRNSDPDSYKSWKRKLSFWPRKGLILFELMVVITIGVLVGQILEVSGCVKMLSWVTLPITRLGKLSRHTGPAFLMAFQSGAVANSMLVSHRDCGQISNRELYTSVYVVSALSLFAHLPTFVVPIGIAFGWEATAALFGVRFSAIAVQVVLTLLVSRQIFGRLGIGEELRGRDVITEVREHRQRKNGFWRTVWQRSKLTLRRLLFYLLPTFALMTSLEYYGGFEWLAKAMPQLFTFDFLPPQSLFVIPAQALSLYNGAIAAANFIDSGSITTQQAVIIILFGSMVTAPVRTLKHGLPTYVAVLGPRAGTFMAVSAQVLRMLFLLICTCALMVYWF, from the coding sequence ATGGAGAAGCGTGCGGCTGTCGACGACATGGGGCAACTGGAAACTTCAACACCAGGTCCCAGGCAGGCTGAAAATGCTGCGGCGATGAGCGTTAAAAGAGTGCGTCCCGAGGGTGAGACCGGCAAAATCCTGGCCTCCGAAAGGCACAGGAACAGTGACCCCGATAGTTATAAAAGCTGGAAGAGAAAATTATCCTTCTGGCCTCGCAAAGGCTTGATCCTGTTCGAGCTAATGGTCGTGATTACCATCGGCGTCCTGGTTGGACAGATATTGGAGGTGTCCGGTTGTGTCAAGATGCTCTCATGGGTGACTTTGCCGATCACCCGCTTGGGCAAATTGTCCCGGCATACCGGTCCGGCCTTTCTGATGGCATTTCAATCCGGCGCAGTGGCAAACAGCATGCTGGTTTCCCACCGCGACTGCGGTCAGATCAGCAACCGCGAATTGTACACCTCGGTTTATGTGGTCTCGGCCTTGTCGCTCTTCGCCCATCTGCCCACCTTCGTGGTCCCAATCGGCATTGCTTTCGGCTGGGAGGCGACCGCAGCTCTCTTTGGCGTGCGATTTTCCGCTATAGCCGTGCAGGTTGTTTTGACCTTGCTGGTCAGTCGTCAGATCTTCGGTCGGCTAGGTATTGGCGAAGAATTGCGGGGTAGGGATGTGATTACCGAGGTGCGTGAACACCGACAGCGCAAAAACGGATTTTGGCGCACTGTCTGGCAGCGTTCAAAGCTCACATTAAGACGGCTACTCTTTTATCTGCTGCCGACCTTTGCCTTGATGACGTCTTTGGAATATTACGGGGGGTTTGAGTGGCTTGCTAAGGCCATGCCTCAGCTCTTTACCTTTGATTTTCTGCCGCCGCAATCGTTGTTCGTTATCCCAGCCCAGGCACTGAGCCTGTACAACGGTGCAATTGCTGCGGCCAATTTTATCGACTCCGGGTCGATTACCACTCAGCAGGCGGTGATTATCATTCTATTCGGCTCGATGGTTACCGCGCCGGTGCGGACTCTCAAACATGGGCTACCGACCTATGTAGCGGTACTCGGCCCGCGAGCAGGAACTTTTATGGCAGTCAGTGCTCAGGTGCTGCGTATGCTGTTCCTGTTAATTTGCACCTGCGCCCTGATGGTTTACTGGTTTTAA
- the cbiB gene encoding adenosylcobinamide-phosphate synthase CbiB, with product MPLEFQIILALAMDAVIGDPRWLPHPVQGIGRGAMALEKPMRRLIASETLAGLLTALIVIASTALICWFLVMVMTVVSPWLGDAMSIVILYFGFAARDLSRHALDVKHALEADDLELARRQVAMLVGRDTEELDHAEVSRAAIESVAENTVDAVTAPLFFALIGGPVGIMVYKAINTLDSMFGYKNDRYIHFGYFAARIDDLANFIPARITALLTPVAATLLDFDARGSWLVFRRDRHNHPSPNGGQIEAAMAGALNVRLGGENSYFGQPSFRPYMGDNNRPLCAERIGETVSLMWAVSLLMAGFGLILRGGLGALT from the coding sequence GAATCGGTCGAGGGGCGATGGCGCTGGAAAAACCGATGCGCAGGCTCATCGCCTCTGAAACCCTGGCCGGCCTGCTGACGGCGCTGATTGTGATCGCATCGACGGCGCTGATCTGTTGGTTCCTGGTCATGGTAATGACCGTGGTTTCGCCGTGGCTGGGAGATGCGATGTCTATTGTGATTCTCTATTTCGGTTTCGCTGCACGCGACCTAAGCCGCCACGCTCTGGATGTCAAGCATGCTCTGGAGGCTGATGACCTGGAACTGGCGCGCCGACAGGTGGCGATGCTGGTAGGCCGTGATACCGAAGAGCTTGACCATGCTGAGGTCTCCCGCGCCGCGATTGAAAGCGTCGCCGAAAACACCGTTGATGCGGTTACCGCTCCTCTGTTCTTTGCCTTAATCGGTGGACCGGTGGGCATTATGGTTTATAAGGCGATCAATACCCTGGATTCGATGTTCGGTTACAAAAATGACCGATATATCCATTTCGGCTACTTTGCCGCCAGGATCGACGACTTGGCAAATTTCATACCAGCTAGAATCACTGCGCTGTTGACCCCGGTTGCGGCGACTCTTTTAGATTTCGATGCGCGAGGTTCATGGCTTGTTTTCCGCCGCGATCGCCATAATCACCCCAGTCCGAATGGAGGCCAGATAGAAGCGGCCATGGCTGGAGCTCTGAATGTCAGGCTCGGAGGAGAGAACAGCTATTTCGGCCAACCGTCATTTCGTCCATATATGGGCGACAACAATAGGCCGCTCTGCGCGGAACGCATTGGAGAAACAGTCAGCCTGATGTGGGCAGTTTCTTTGCTGATGGCGGGCTTCGGTTTGATCCTACGCGGTGGTCTCGGCGCTTTGACTTAA
- a CDS encoding cobyrinate a,c-diamide synthase, with protein sequence MNAIPCLLMAGSQSGVGKSSLTLALVAAFRRRGLRVQTFKVGPDYLDPGHLAHVSGRPCYNLDGWMAGEDYCRSLFADACAKADIAIVEGVMGLFDGSSAESLSGSTAEMASWLKLPVLLVVNAHGMARSIAALVKGYSEFDERVSISGVIANMCGSESHGRWLQQALVAAAAPPLLGTVTRDAFPELPSRHLGLVSAQETDWSAPLIDRLCELAEHAIDLDKLLRQSVTVPPIKASEEKTFPRTAWRGLKLAVARDEAFQFYYADLFDALHGRGVEIQFFSPLDDDSVPLHCDGLYLGGGYPELYGHKLAANEAMRHSIMEFCSSGKPVYAECGGLIYLCREVAVDNEIWPMVGVLPSRARMLQKRKALGYVEATLQVPTLFGAVGTRLRGHEFHYSELCDDPIGKDGWQAAYHLRKNRGAQVRDEGYQKGNILASYAHLHLASQPQALDSWVENMYAAQDTTRSNNEKS encoded by the coding sequence TTGAACGCGATTCCTTGTTTGCTCATGGCCGGTTCGCAAAGCGGAGTTGGCAAATCTTCACTGACCCTGGCTCTGGTAGCCGCTTTCCGACGTAGAGGTCTGCGCGTGCAGACTTTCAAGGTTGGCCCCGATTATCTCGACCCCGGTCATCTGGCGCATGTGTCCGGGCGCCCCTGCTACAACCTGGATGGGTGGATGGCCGGTGAAGATTATTGCCGTAGCCTGTTTGCGGATGCCTGCGCTAAAGCCGACATCGCCATCGTCGAAGGGGTGATGGGGCTCTTTGATGGCAGCAGCGCTGAATCTCTTTCCGGGAGTACCGCGGAGATGGCAAGCTGGCTGAAGTTGCCGGTGCTCCTGGTTGTCAACGCCCACGGAATGGCACGCTCAATAGCCGCTCTGGTCAAGGGGTACTCCGAATTCGACGAGCGAGTCAGTATCTCTGGGGTGATCGCCAACATGTGTGGGTCCGAGAGTCACGGTCGTTGGTTGCAGCAGGCTTTGGTGGCCGCGGCGGCGCCGCCGTTGCTCGGTACGGTGACACGAGATGCTTTTCCTGAGCTGCCGAGCCGTCATCTGGGCCTGGTCTCAGCTCAGGAGACGGATTGGAGTGCCCCTTTGATCGACCGGCTCTGTGAACTGGCGGAACACGCAATCGATCTGGATAAGCTTTTGCGACAGTCTGTAACGGTGCCACCGATAAAAGCCAGCGAGGAAAAGACCTTCCCCCGCACAGCCTGGAGAGGATTAAAGCTTGCCGTCGCTCGCGATGAAGCCTTTCAATTCTATTACGCGGATCTGTTCGATGCACTTCACGGCCGCGGGGTGGAGATCCAGTTCTTTTCACCTCTTGATGATGATTCCGTACCGCTGCATTGCGATGGTCTTTATCTCGGCGGCGGTTATCCCGAGCTGTATGGGCACAAACTCGCTGCCAACGAGGCGATGCGCCATTCCATCATGGAGTTCTGTAGCAGTGGCAAGCCGGTTTATGCGGAATGCGGCGGGTTGATCTACCTTTGCCGGGAAGTAGCGGTCGATAATGAGATATGGCCTATGGTTGGAGTCTTGCCGAGTCGGGCCCGCATGCTGCAAAAGCGCAAAGCCCTCGGCTATGTTGAGGCGACGTTACAGGTGCCTACGCTCTTCGGAGCGGTCGGAACCAGACTGCGTGGTCACGAGTTTCATTACTCGGAGTTGTGCGATGACCCCATCGGTAAAGACGGCTGGCAGGCTGCCTATCATTTGAGGAAAAACCGCGGTGCTCAGGTCAGAGATGAAGGCTATCAAAAAGGCAATATCCTGGCCAGTTATGCTCATTTGCACCTGGCATCTCAACCACAGGCGTTGGATTCCTGGGTTGAAAACATGTACGCCGCGCAGGATACCACAAGGAGTAACAATGAAAAGAGCTGA
- a CDS encoding sirohydrochlorin cobaltochelatase yields MNKIFTLILMQVVFMSIAIQADANELKSKPAIVLVAFGTSVEPARKVFDHIDSRVRQRYPEHNLRWAFTSQFIIDKLKRRGVVTYNVDEVITQLRAEGFDRVVFQSLHIAPGQEYSKVQTANTSGLRVAFGDALMTSDEDIERTIDALRLHIDVLEPTVIAAHGNDKYPRFNERIEAFAARIEADYPRLVVASVEGSPGLGPLQKIKEMKPDRVNFVPLMIVAGDHILNDVLGDEDESWKHIIAAPQAEVSASLGWNDAVLDIYLDHLEAALQQVMQEGPVR; encoded by the coding sequence ATGAACAAAATCTTTACTTTGATATTGATGCAGGTGGTTTTTATGTCCATTGCAATACAGGCAGATGCGAACGAGCTAAAAAGCAAACCGGCAATCGTTCTTGTTGCTTTTGGTACTTCGGTCGAGCCGGCGCGTAAGGTGTTTGATCATATCGACAGTCGGGTGCGCCAGCGTTACCCGGAGCACAATCTGCGATGGGCTTTTACCTCGCAGTTTATCATCGACAAGCTGAAACGGCGCGGGGTGGTAACCTACAACGTCGATGAGGTGATTACTCAACTGCGTGCCGAAGGGTTTGATCGCGTCGTCTTTCAGAGTCTGCATATTGCACCGGGGCAGGAGTACAGCAAGGTTCAGACGGCGAATACATCTGGTCTGCGGGTGGCCTTCGGTGATGCACTTATGACCAGTGATGAAGACATTGAGCGCACCATTGACGCCTTGCGACTGCATATCGATGTGCTGGAGCCCACTGTTATTGCCGCTCATGGCAACGATAAGTACCCCCGCTTCAATGAACGGATAGAAGCGTTCGCTGCGCGTATCGAGGCCGATTATCCGCGTTTGGTCGTCGCCAGTGTCGAAGGAAGTCCTGGTCTTGGCCCTTTGCAGAAGATTAAGGAGATGAAACCCGATCGGGTTAATTTCGTTCCCTTGATGATTGTTGCCGGCGACCACATTCTCAACGATGTGCTCGGCGACGAAGATGAGAGCTGGAAGCATATCATCGCCGCGCCGCAAGCCGAGGTGAGCGCGTCACTCGGTTGGAACGATGCCGTTCTGGATATTTATCTCGATCACCTTGAGGCGGCTTTGCAACAGGTGATGCAAGAAGGGCCTGTCCGCTGA
- a CDS encoding cob(I)yrinic acid a,c-diamide adenosyltransferase, with protein MSEKRKNILIFTGDGKGKSTAAFGMAVRAFGHGQRVLIIQFLKQDQSVGELAGLKQLGIGVKQVGRGFVPRPDHSAYEEHRQAAREGFSLACEALNSGEHDLIILDEICGAIAKGLLKEDEVVNALEAAPPVNIVLTGRGATERLIASADTVSEIHPIKHALAEGVTARKGVEF; from the coding sequence ATGAGTGAAAAACGCAAGAATATCCTGATTTTTACCGGTGACGGCAAGGGCAAGTCGACCGCTGCCTTTGGTATGGCTGTGCGAGCCTTTGGCCATGGCCAGCGGGTGCTGATCATCCAGTTCCTCAAACAGGATCAGAGCGTTGGTGAGCTGGCTGGTTTGAAACAACTTGGGATTGGGGTGAAGCAGGTGGGGCGCGGCTTTGTCCCCCGGCCGGACCATTCGGCCTACGAGGAACATCGGCAGGCTGCTCGGGAAGGGTTTTCCCTTGCCTGTGAAGCACTGAACTCTGGGGAACACGATCTGATTATTCTCGATGAAATCTGCGGCGCGATCGCCAAGGGTTTACTGAAAGAGGACGAAGTGGTTAACGCCCTTGAAGCTGCGCCACCGGTGAATATCGTGCTCACCGGACGCGGAGCAACGGAACGTTTGATCGCGTCCGCCGATACCGTCAGCGAAATTCACCCAATCAAACATGCTTTGGCTGAGGGTGTAACCGCTCGGAAGGGGGTTGAGTTTTGA